In Melospiza georgiana isolate bMelGeo1 chromosome 8, bMelGeo1.pri, whole genome shotgun sequence, one genomic interval encodes:
- the PWWP2B gene encoding PWWP domain-containing protein 2B, with product MAEPGAAAGDAAGAPPPRVGAWVPVLVEQMVNDTLVVTLSCGERRFTGVLLDCSKRSGLFCLPSSFPKHEEPPAGACATGAAEGRAASEGRAATEGRAAAEGRGATEGRGAAEGRGAAEGRGATEGDPEPRPAGPLPAEEPLPPLLPAPGSLPPFPPYFEGAPFPRPLWLRHTYNQWVPQPPPRTIKRTRRRLSRNRDPGRLIMSTIRLRPRQVLCEKCKNTLNPEDASAPRQNAKTRRKLSIQDKEQKKHGDSDYMEKRNKREKREDDKFSGELVHRTPVIKISYSTPQGKGEVVKIPSRVHGSVKPFCPEPVLQNGAGDQEESGDSERCRQTKCLMDKSAGSQLASIPKLKLTRPVHSSVDVPPPKIRLKPHRINDGESVSIYKAELIDEINVLQNSGESDPGAFYNDESADRSLAEMSSGSSGEDDDFKRFPQGKDGHDNLAFLMNYRKRKADSSSLSVCSNDSLDESKSSSSEVTSPELCDFLPGDDASVSSSSKDERKIVPPLTVRLHTQSVSKCVTEDGRTVSVGDIVWGKIHGFPWWPARVLDINLSQKENGEPSWREAKVSWFGSPTTSFLSVSKLSPFSEFFKLRFNRKKKGMYRKAITEAAKAVKHLTPEIRDLLTQFET from the exons aTGGCCGagcccggggcggcggcgggggacGCGGCgggggcgccgccgccgcgggtGGGCGCGTGGGTGCCGGTGCTGGTGGAGCAGATGGTGAACGACACGCTGGTGGTGACGCTGAGCTGCGGGGAGCGGCGCTTCACCGGCGTGCTGCTGGACTGCTCCAAGAG GTCTGGATTGTTCTGCCTGCCATCGTCCTTCCCGAAGCACGAGGAGCCTCCCGCCGGTGCCTGTGCTACTGGAGCCGCCGAGGGCAGGGCTGCCTCCGAGGGCAGGGCTGCCACCGAGGGCAGGGCTGCCGCCGAGGGCAGGGGTGCCACCGagggcaggggagctgctgagggcaggggtGCCGCCGAGGGCAGGGGTGCCACCGAGGGCGATCCAGAGCCGCGGCCCGCCGGCCCCCTGCCCGCCGAGgagccgctgccgccgctgctgcccgCCCCGGGCAGCCTGCCGCCCTTCCCGCCCTACTTCGAGGGCGCCCCGTTCCCCCGGCCCCTGTGGCTGCGGCACACCTACAACCAGTGGGtcccgcagccgccgccgcggACTATAAAGAGGACGAGGAGGCGCTTGTCGCGCAACAGGGACCCGGGCAGGCTCATCATGAGCACCATCAGGCTGCGGCCCCGGCAGGTGCTCTGCGAGAAGTGCAAGAACACGCTGAACCCCGAGGATGCCAGCGCGCCGCGGCAGAACGCCAAGACCAGGAGGAAGCTGAGCATCCAGGACAAGGAGCAGAAGAAGCACGGCGACTCTGACTAcatggagaaaagaaacaaaagggaGAAGAGGGAGGATGACAAGTTTTCTGGGGAACTGGTGCATCGAACGCCAGTTATAAAAATATCCTACAGTACTCCGCAAGGGAAAGGTGAAGTGGTAAAAATCCCTTCCCGGGTTCATGGCTCAGTCAAACCGTTCTGTCCGGAGCCAGTGCTGCAGAACGGAGCCGGGGACCAAGAGGAGAGCGGGGACTCTGAACGGTGTCGACAAACCAAATGTTTAATGGACAAGtcagcaggcagccagcttGCTTCCATTCCAAAACTGAAGCTCACACGGCCAGTGCATTCCAGCGTGGATGTCCCACCCCCAAAGATACGGCTGAAGCCCCATCGCATCAACGATGGTGAGAGTGTTTCAATCTATAAGGCAGAGCTGATTGACGAAATCAATGTCCTCCAGAACAGCGGGGAGTCCGATCCCGGAGCGTTTTACAATGATGAGTCCGCCGACAGAAGTTTAGCTGAGATGTCTTCAGGCAGTTCAGGTGAAGATGATGACTTCAAAAGGTTTCCCCAGGGTAAAGATGGACATGATAACTTGGCTTTCCTCATGAATTACCgtaaaagaaaagcagattcTTCTAGTTTATCGGTGTGTAGCAATGACAGTCTAGATGAATCCAAGTCTTCTAGTTCAGAAGTGACATCACCAGAACTGTGTGACTTTTTGCCTGGTGATGATGCCTCTGTCTCTTCATCTTCAAAAGATGAGCGTAAAATTGTGCCCCCGCTGACAGTCAGACTGCACACCCAGAGTGTGTCTAAATGTGTTACAGAAGATGGAAGGACTGTTTCAGTGGGGGATATTGTCTGGGGTAAAATTCACGGGTTTCCGTGGTGGCCAGCACGTGTCCTTGACATAAACCTCAGCCAGAAGGAGAACGGGGAACCTTCGTGGCGAGAAGCTAAAGTGTCATGGTTTGGTTCTCCAACCACCTCGTTCTTGTCTGTCTCAAAACTCTCTCCTTTCTCGGAATTTTTCAAACTGAGGTTTAATCGCAAGAAGAAGGGCATGTACCGGAAAGCCATCACAGAGGCTGCAAAGGCAGTCAAGCACCTGACTCCAGAAATACGAGATCTCTTAACGCAGTTTGAGACATAA